Within Bacillota bacterium, the genomic segment TAGCGAGCATCGCCTGTTGCTGTGCAAGCGTGCTTGGTATATAACGGTGCATTGTCTCTCCTCCTTAGTCCAAAATATTTTGGTAACCGTGGGCGTCCAGTAGTTTTGCTAGCTCGGACATGTCAGAGAGCTTAACGGTGAGTAGCCAATTGGTATAGGCGTCGCTGTTTAACAGCCCCGGGCTATCTAAAAGTGCGGCGTTGATTGCGGTGACCGTGCCGGAGATAGGGCTGTACAGATCCGAGGCAGCCTTCACCGACTCTACAACGCCAAAGGTAGCGCCCATGCGCACTTTAGCTCCGATATCAGGCAATTCCACGAAGACGATGTCGCCTAGGGACTGTTGGGCGTAGTCGGT encodes:
- the gcvH gene encoding glycine cleavage system protein GcvH, whose product is MNIPHHLLYSKEHEWVKVEGDIAYIGITDYAQQSLGDIVFVELPDIGAKVRMGATFGVVESVKAASDLYSPISGTVTAINAALLDSPGLLNSDAYTNWLLTVKLSDMSELAKLLDAHGYQNILD